A single region of the Mechercharimyces sp. CAU 1602 genome encodes:
- a CDS encoding Ger(x)C family spore germination protein, with the protein MRRRLRWMSVVLCIVLACTGCWDARELEERTSAMAIGIDKLEKGYQVSVQVPIPSMIGGEGGGDGGAVELFYGQGDTLNTAFSDIQKQTNQNLFLGHAQLLVFGEEVAKDGIQELMDGLRRHPDIRRRMWPMVVRGKAKEVLELKPKLDLVPSMYIRDLIEAGVREGWMGDVTLGDVYNRISNPATNPLINQFEIKEGKIKWTGLALFNPQSKVVGTLDSIESAILIQIRSHRTGEVIEVPYQDGKVIFRADRIDSKSKMGLKKKQVTIKDHVIVEGVILEKTCTTDLEKTAVLSDVEKKISEKYHEVSTGLMTKLQREFRSDGYIYGDTIRARYPRIWRQIVWEKAFTEADIDIHFDVKVKRIGLENR; encoded by the coding sequence ATGAGGCGAAGGCTTAGATGGATGAGCGTGGTGCTGTGTATCGTTTTGGCATGTACGGGCTGTTGGGATGCGCGTGAATTGGAAGAACGAACCTCTGCTATGGCCATAGGGATTGATAAGCTGGAGAAGGGGTATCAGGTATCGGTACAAGTTCCTATTCCCTCTATGATTGGTGGAGAAGGGGGAGGAGATGGGGGCGCGGTTGAACTTTTTTATGGGCAGGGAGATACGTTAAACACAGCTTTTAGTGATATTCAGAAGCAAACCAATCAGAATTTGTTTTTGGGGCATGCACAGTTGCTCGTGTTTGGAGAAGAAGTAGCGAAAGACGGGATACAGGAGTTGATGGACGGCTTACGTCGTCATCCTGATATTCGCAGGCGCATGTGGCCAATGGTAGTGCGAGGTAAGGCGAAAGAGGTATTGGAATTAAAACCAAAGTTAGATCTGGTGCCTTCCATGTATATTCGTGATTTGATCGAGGCGGGGGTAAGAGAAGGGTGGATGGGTGATGTTACGTTAGGTGATGTGTATAATCGTATTTCCAATCCGGCAACCAATCCGCTCATCAATCAGTTTGAGATAAAGGAAGGCAAGATAAAGTGGACAGGTCTTGCCTTATTTAACCCGCAAAGCAAAGTGGTGGGTACGCTAGATAGTATAGAGAGTGCCATTTTGATTCAGATTCGCAGTCATCGAACAGGTGAGGTAATCGAGGTTCCTTATCAAGATGGTAAAGTGATTTTCCGGGCGGATCGTATTGATAGTAAGTCGAAGATGGGTCTAAAGAAGAAACAAGTGACAATTAAAGATCATGTAATCGTGGAAGGCGTTATACTGGAAAAAACATGTACGACCGATCTAGAGAAAACAGCTGTATTAAGTGATGTAGAAAAGAAAATTTCCGAAAAATATCATGAAGTTAGCACTGGCCTCATGACAAAACTTCAGCGGGAATTTCGTAGTGATGGTTATATTTATGGGGATACGATTCGCGCTCGCTATCCGCGGATATGGAGGCAGATTGTGTGGGAAAAAGCATTTACAGAAGCTGATATCGATATTCACTTCGATGTTAAAGTGAAACGAATCGGATTGGAGAATCGTTAG
- a CDS encoding spore germination protein — protein MKGNPNLREGGGASITGYQAFALLFNSILGITIFLLPYEMVQYAKEDGVTALILSALVVMMIVMIITLLCVRYPRKNLVQLTREALGTKSMPWLGSVLGMVVVLPFALYWLFATAISARLFTELVVSAVYIRTPVPFILGILIIVATMVASNPPHVVARFNELILWLLFVTVPLSIATGFSSGSLNNMLPLLQTTGWDLFMGVIAGASMYGGYSVVLMFSSYYQEPRRAWRVHIAVIIVITFFYLQGLLSTLAVFGAPEVVKLMWPVLELIKSAEFKVLIFERLESLVIAIWVTAVFSTMINYLSALFSLVIQFLHLKAEYRKGLAWGIAPVLFGLAMRPQNIQDVFAAARWIGVFGLGITVVFPILLLCLSFVRKQNGSKERRRQHEAKA, from the coding sequence ATGAAGGGAAACCCAAACTTGCGCGAGGGTGGTGGCGCCTCTATTACAGGGTATCAAGCCTTCGCTCTTCTGTTTAATTCTATTCTGGGTATCACGATCTTTCTTTTGCCATATGAGATGGTGCAATATGCAAAAGAAGATGGGGTTACGGCTTTAATTCTCTCAGCGTTGGTGGTAATGATGATCGTGATGATCATTACACTGCTGTGTGTGCGCTATCCGCGAAAAAATCTGGTGCAGTTAACAAGAGAGGCGTTGGGCACAAAATCAATGCCTTGGTTGGGCTCTGTGTTAGGCATGGTCGTTGTGCTTCCCTTTGCTTTATACTGGTTGTTTGCAACAGCGATTTCAGCACGCTTATTTACGGAGTTAGTGGTTAGTGCTGTTTATATTCGTACGCCTGTCCCCTTTATCCTCGGGATATTAATCATCGTGGCAACCATGGTAGCTTCCAATCCACCCCACGTGGTCGCCCGTTTTAACGAATTAATTTTGTGGCTGCTATTTGTAACCGTGCCATTAAGCATTGCAACGGGGTTTTCTAGTGGGTCGCTCAATAATATGCTCCCTCTTTTGCAAACTACAGGGTGGGATCTTTTTATGGGGGTGATTGCGGGAGCCTCGATGTACGGAGGATATTCAGTCGTGCTGATGTTTAGTTCCTACTATCAGGAACCTCGGCGTGCATGGCGGGTACATATTGCCGTCATTATTGTAATCACTTTTTTTTACCTGCAAGGTTTATTATCTACACTGGCTGTCTTTGGAGCGCCTGAAGTAGTGAAGTTGATGTGGCCAGTGTTGGAACTGATTAAGTCGGCAGAGTTTAAAGTGCTTATCTTTGAACGTCTTGAATCTCTTGTCATCGCAATCTGGGTAACAGCTGTCTTTTCAACGATGATCAACTATTTGTCGGCGCTCTTCTCGCTTGTGATACAATTTTTACACTTGAAAGCAGAGTATCGGAAAGGGCTGGCATGGGGAATAGCCCCAGTTTTATTTGGATTGGCGATGAGACCGCAAAATATCCAAGATGTTTTTGCTGCCGCACGCTGGATCGGCGTGTTTGGTCTGGGGATTACGGTTGTGTTTCCTATTCTTCTTCTTTGTCTCTCGTTTGTGCGCAAACAAAACGGGAGTAAGGAAAGGAGGAGACAACATGAGGCGAAGGCTTAG